From the genome of Sulfurovum sp. NBC37-1, one region includes:
- a CDS encoding Z1 domain-containing protein has translation MEIIEKITNDVIYKLSQQPENKTPETIRQLIAFESSNPLEPVILTSDQIEHIAKEVEHQFGLTMEEGTLIVDDENFEPWLHNKKSSENFEPYFWNRYETLLLQNGFAPPVVSSIDNVTNKIVARLEDPDKEGPWDRRGMVVGHVQSGKTANFIGVVNKASDVGYELIVILAGMQETLRSQTQERVDEGYIGQDSSKKNSVDFAESLIGVGNLNHDKIPYSFTTKHKDFDDRSNFVVKKYDDATVLVVKKNARVLEKLRDWLKKNNSSIDGTISNLPLLLIDDEADHASVNTNDSDKDPTTINKRIREILNLFHRKCYLAYTATPFANIFIDPSSEDDMYKDNLFPKDFIISLDPPSNYVGSEKIFGNDDEAIDIVRDIGDIEDIIPLKHKKDQTISCLPESLKKAVNSHIISKAIRILRGQSNKHHSMLVHLSRYKDVQKEVFDLIVQFRQDIEKGVRYYYKLQKEEALNNPYMADLYSMWENDFAAMYSEWSDIQEKLLEAAASMQVMLINGDSPDSLDYKAYKNGLNVIAVGGDKLSRGLTLEGLATSYFYRSTSMYDTLMQMGRWFGYRDGFADLCRIYLTPMTESYFAHISNAVEELREELKEMFAANLTPKEFGLKVRTHPGSLLITARNKMRASETLLHRTDLSGRLVETYVVDLKPEHRKNNLDLFNEISEKLQKIEKAEYSEASSNNYVWKYVSANIVEEFVKRFDNHPRAQMTQTKPILSYLERASEHFPKWDIVFISSRSSKERYSAANGDIDIGIQKRTCNPKGQYEKDNYIEISTRRRVASGTNDAERAGMAEDEIAEALERWKRERQGKADKEKENGNSEKAKEILEKDLKISSIPGRYLRRARRRPLLMLHLVNAYKDIKDEATLVESQLPAYGISFPKRDDIYIEPVEYAVNTTFVKNYYQEFEDDEE, from the coding sequence ATGGAAATAATTGAAAAAATAACCAATGATGTGATTTACAAACTTTCTCAGCAACCTGAGAATAAAACTCCAGAAACTATTAGACAGTTGATAGCCTTCGAATCGTCTAATCCTCTTGAGCCGGTAATACTTACCTCAGATCAGATAGAACATATTGCAAAAGAAGTAGAACATCAGTTTGGTCTAACTATGGAAGAAGGAACACTTATTGTTGATGATGAAAATTTTGAACCATGGCTTCATAATAAAAAATCTTCTGAAAATTTCGAACCTTACTTTTGGAACCGATATGAAACATTGTTGTTGCAAAATGGTTTTGCTCCTCCTGTCGTTTCTTCTATAGATAATGTTACAAATAAAATTGTTGCAAGGCTGGAAGATCCAGACAAAGAAGGCCCCTGGGACAGAAGAGGCATGGTTGTAGGACATGTACAGTCAGGTAAAACAGCAAATTTTATTGGGGTTGTCAATAAGGCATCAGATGTTGGATATGAACTTATTGTTATTCTTGCCGGAATGCAGGAAACCCTAAGATCACAAACCCAAGAACGTGTTGATGAAGGATATATTGGGCAAGACAGCAGTAAAAAAAATTCGGTAGATTTTGCTGAGTCTTTAATAGGGGTAGGTAACCTTAACCACGACAAGATACCCTATTCCTTTACAACAAAGCATAAAGATTTTGATGACAGAAGTAATTTTGTAGTAAAAAAATATGATGATGCTACCGTATTGGTTGTGAAGAAGAATGCGAGGGTTCTTGAAAAACTAAGAGACTGGCTCAAGAAAAATAATTCCAGTATAGATGGAACAATTTCTAATTTACCGCTTCTGTTGATAGATGATGAGGCGGATCATGCCTCAGTGAATACAAATGATTCTGACAAGGATCCAACAACAATCAATAAACGAATCAGAGAAATTTTAAATCTGTTTCACCGAAAATGCTATTTGGCATATACAGCAACACCTTTTGCTAATATCTTTATTGATCCTTCTAGTGAAGATGATATGTATAAGGATAACCTCTTTCCCAAAGACTTTATTATCAGCTTGGATCCACCAAGCAATTATGTTGGGTCTGAGAAAATTTTTGGCAATGACGATGAGGCAATTGATATTGTCAGAGATATAGGTGATATTGAAGATATCATACCACTAAAACATAAGAAAGATCAGACAATCTCTTGTTTGCCAGAAAGTCTGAAAAAAGCTGTTAATTCACATATTATTTCAAAAGCTATAAGGATATTAAGAGGACAGTCTAACAAACATCATTCTATGCTGGTACATCTTTCCCGATATAAAGATGTACAAAAAGAGGTTTTTGATCTTATTGTCCAGTTTAGACAGGATATAGAAAAAGGAGTAAGGTACTACTATAAGCTTCAGAAGGAAGAAGCATTAAATAATCCCTATATGGCAGACTTATATTCTATGTGGGAGAACGATTTTGCTGCTATGTACTCCGAGTGGAGTGATATTCAAGAAAAACTTTTGGAGGCAGCTGCCTCAATGCAGGTTATGCTGATTAACGGGGATTCCCCGGATAGTTTGGATTACAAAGCTTATAAAAATGGCTTGAATGTTATTGCTGTAGGAGGGGATAAACTCTCAAGAGGTTTGACGCTGGAAGGGCTGGCAACGAGCTATTTTTATCGCAGTACTTCGATGTATGATACTTTGATGCAGATGGGACGCTGGTTTGGATACAGAGATGGTTTTGCGGATCTTTGCAGAATATATCTAACACCGATGACAGAAAGCTACTTTGCACATATTTCCAATGCTGTGGAAGAGCTTAGAGAAGAACTCAAGGAAATGTTTGCTGCCAACTTGACACCTAAGGAGTTTGGATTAAAGGTCAGGACACACCCTGGATCATTGCTGATTACAGCAAGAAACAAAATGAGAGCTTCTGAAACACTGCTTCACAGGACTGATTTAAGCGGTCGATTAGTCGAAACGTATGTTGTAGATCTAAAACCAGAACATAGAAAAAACAATTTGGACTTGTTTAATGAAATTTCTGAAAAACTTCAGAAAATAGAAAAAGCTGAATACAGTGAAGCAAGCAGCAACAATTATGTATGGAAATATGTTTCTGCAAACATTGTGGAGGAGTTTGTTAAAAGATTTGATAACCATCCGCGTGCACAAATGACACAAACTAAACCTATTTTGAGCTATCTGGAAAGAGCCTCGGAACATTTCCCGAAATGGGATATTGTTTTTATTAGTTCAAGAAGTTCAAAAGAGAGATATTCTGCAGCCAATGGAGATATTGACATTGGGATTCAAAAAAGAACATGCAATCCCAAGGGACAGTATGAGAAAGACAACTATATAGAAATAAGTACCAGAAGAAGAGTCGCATCAGGTACAAATGATGCTGAACGTGCCGGAATGGCTGAAGATGAAATAGCGGAGGCTTTGGAAAGATGGAAACGAGAACGACAAGGAAAAGCTGACAAAGAAAAAGAAAATGGAAATAGTGAAAAAGCCAAAGAGATTTTGGAAAAGGATCTAAAAATAAGCAGTATTCCCGGACGATATCTCAGAAGAGCCAGAAGAAGACCGCTTTTAATGCTGCATCTTGTGAATGCTTATAAAGATATTAAAGATGAAGCAACACTTGTTGAGAGTCAACTTCCTGCATACGGTATCAGCTTCCCAAAAAGAGATGATATATATATTGAACCGGTTGAATATGCAGTGAATACTACCTTTGTGAAAAACTATTATCAGGAGTTTGAAGATGATGAAGAATAA
- a CDS encoding PD-(D/E)XK motif protein, which yields MMKNNPWAAIPHNKQGIDSVRVNPDNPFDFFWALGKNGEYLFIIEHDHIEDWPTKKIALSGIDIQQFQTSKGYRLSLMLNEPSDWDIFYILCHDLLQATDEAATQKTMLSIIHNRLQRWQKLFRKFGKKLLTEQEQQGLMGELYFLKNHLLNIFSANEALSFWKGPFGEQQDFGIGDTAVEVKSKQGTSAPYIQISSIDQLSCNTESCFLYVITLNAAPKSAENTISLNTIIHEIKELLLNANEVDIFENLLAEAGYMDLPEYDEKHYLISKESMFEVRDEFPRLLGDSVPNGVVSVQYKIELKECKPFEITLDDFNTRLNNE from the coding sequence ATGATGAAGAATAATCCCTGGGCAGCTATACCTCATAATAAACAGGGAATTGATTCAGTCCGTGTAAATCCTGATAATCCGTTTGATTTTTTTTGGGCTTTGGGAAAAAACGGAGAGTATCTATTTATTATAGAGCATGACCATATTGAAGACTGGCCGACAAAAAAAATTGCCTTGTCTGGTATTGATATTCAACAATTTCAGACATCAAAAGGCTATCGTCTCTCTTTGATGCTGAATGAGCCAAGTGACTGGGATATTTTTTACATATTATGCCATGACCTTCTTCAGGCAACAGATGAGGCGGCAACACAGAAAACTATGCTCTCGATTATTCATAATAGACTTCAAAGATGGCAAAAACTGTTTAGAAAATTTGGTAAAAAACTTTTGACTGAGCAGGAACAACAAGGCTTAATGGGGGAATTGTATTTTTTAAAGAACCATTTGCTAAATATCTTTTCTGCAAATGAAGCACTCTCTTTTTGGAAGGGACCTTTTGGAGAACAGCAGGATTTTGGTATTGGGGATACAGCTGTGGAAGTGAAGTCCAAACAGGGAACTTCTGCCCCGTATATACAAATAAGCTCAATAGATCAGCTTAGCTGCAATACAGAAAGCTGTTTCTTGTATGTAATCACCCTCAATGCGGCACCCAAGAGTGCAGAAAATACAATAAGCCTTAATACAATTATCCATGAAATCAAAGAATTGTTACTGAATGCAAATGAGGTTGATATATTTGAAAACTTACTGGCAGAGGCAGGATATATGGATCTTCCGGAATATGACGAGAAACATTATCTGATATCAAAAGAATCTATGTTTGAGGTTAGGGACGAATTCCCTAGACTGCTTGGGGACAGCGTACCCAATGGCGTTGTTTCTGTACAATACAAAATAGAACTCAAAGAATGCAAGCCTTTTGAGATTACATTGGATGATTTTAATACAAGGCTAAACAATGAGTGA
- a CDS encoding AIPR family protein, which yields MSEHLESFRESFLQEVFTAAQAGENFYESSFIELYAKDLLESGEIDNELELCHWGETGIKVDGYSYNEDDGILNLFVSVFSADIENKSLTQTEINQAFKRIENFFQRSFSKTYYSKLEESTPVYDLAYQIHKNKSNISTVKYYLLSNKILSDRAEAIPPKQGETISFTYNIWDISRLFRMDASNQQKEDIFINFDEISKESLYCLPAHLDTQDYKSYLLVIPGTLLAMLYHKYGARLLEQNVRTFLQARGKVNKGLRNTIINQPEKFFAYNNGLTTTAEDIELEETSYGLKIKSLKNLQIVNGGQTTASIYSAMRKDKADLSKIFVQVKLTIVAPEQVNDLVPKISEYANTQNKVNAADFFSNHPFHIRIEDFSRRVYAPADEMGKQSKWFYERARGQYQDMLAHKTKAEKKKLQLEYPKQQLITKTDLSKFENVWECIPHTVAKGAQYSFIEYAREIGKRWEKYEKEYNELYYKSAIAKAIIFKTTESTISNSSWFIRDYRAQAVAYSISYMAQMIKDEKKFFNFLYVWNHQKVSPATQEALDIITEEVYRELTNPPAGITNVGQWAKKEGCWLAVQKLKIDLPQEFYDELLEKQDMDTEKKQAKKIQRIDNGIEAQKLVFELAEKKKWCEIKQFGIENDMFSPLEADLMDLACAIPNKIPSEKQALIIVNALHNLEEIGLGI from the coding sequence ATGAGTGAACACTTGGAAAGTTTCAGAGAGAGTTTTCTACAGGAAGTATTTACCGCAGCACAAGCAGGAGAAAACTTTTATGAATCGTCATTTATAGAATTGTATGCGAAAGATCTTCTTGAGTCCGGAGAGATTGACAATGAACTTGAACTTTGCCACTGGGGTGAAACCGGTATTAAAGTAGATGGATACAGCTATAATGAAGATGATGGAATACTTAATCTGTTTGTATCAGTTTTCTCTGCGGATATAGAGAATAAGAGCTTGACGCAAACAGAAATAAATCAGGCATTTAAACGAATAGAAAACTTTTTTCAAAGATCTTTTTCAAAGACCTATTATTCTAAACTTGAAGAGTCAACACCAGTATATGATCTTGCATACCAAATACATAAAAACAAATCAAATATATCTACAGTCAAATATTACCTTCTCAGCAACAAGATACTGAGTGACCGTGCTGAAGCAATACCTCCAAAGCAAGGCGAAACAATCAGTTTTACCTATAATATCTGGGATATATCAAGATTGTTCAGAATGGATGCATCCAATCAGCAGAAAGAAGATATTTTTATAAATTTTGATGAGATTTCGAAGGAATCTTTATACTGCCTCCCTGCACATCTGGATACTCAGGATTACAAGTCCTATCTCCTTGTCATTCCCGGTACTTTGCTGGCAATGCTTTATCATAAATATGGAGCAAGACTTCTGGAGCAAAACGTAAGGACTTTTTTGCAGGCAAGAGGAAAGGTCAATAAGGGACTTCGAAACACCATTATCAATCAGCCGGAAAAGTTTTTTGCATACAATAACGGACTGACAACTACGGCAGAAGATATTGAGCTGGAAGAGACATCTTATGGGTTGAAAATTAAGTCCTTAAAAAATCTTCAGATAGTCAATGGTGGTCAAACAACAGCTTCTATTTACAGTGCAATGAGAAAAGACAAAGCTGATCTCAGTAAAATTTTTGTACAGGTCAAATTGACGATAGTAGCACCGGAACAAGTAAATGATCTGGTACCAAAGATTTCAGAATATGCAAATACTCAAAATAAAGTCAATGCAGCAGACTTTTTCTCAAACCATCCGTTTCATATCCGGATAGAAGACTTCTCAAGAAGAGTATATGCTCCGGCAGATGAAATGGGCAAACAGAGCAAATGGTTTTATGAACGTGCAAGGGGACAGTATCAGGATATGTTGGCACATAAAACTAAAGCAGAAAAAAAGAAACTTCAGCTTGAATATCCAAAGCAGCAGTTAATTACCAAAACAGATTTGTCCAAGTTTGAAAATGTATGGGAATGCATTCCTCATACAGTAGCCAAAGGAGCCCAGTATAGTTTCATAGAATATGCCAGAGAGATTGGAAAAAGATGGGAAAAATACGAGAAAGAGTATAACGAACTGTATTATAAAAGTGCCATTGCAAAAGCCATCATTTTTAAAACTACAGAGTCCACCATTTCCAATTCTTCCTGGTTTATTCGAGATTACAGGGCTCAGGCTGTAGCATACTCAATATCATATATGGCACAGATGATAAAGGATGAAAAAAAGTTTTTTAATTTTTTATATGTCTGGAATCACCAAAAGGTTTCTCCTGCCACACAAGAGGCATTGGATATTATTACAGAAGAGGTATATAGAGAACTAACCAATCCTCCTGCGGGTATTACAAACGTTGGTCAATGGGCAAAAAAAGAAGGATGCTGGCTTGCTGTCCAAAAGCTAAAGATAGATCTTCCCCAGGAATTTTATGATGAACTTCTGGAAAAGCAGGATATGGATACTGAAAAAAAGCAGGCAAAAAAAATTCAAAGAATCGATAATGGTATTGAAGCACAAAAACTTGTATTTGAATTGGCTGAAAAAAAGAAATGGTGTGAGATTAAACAGTTTGGAATAGAGAATGATATGTTCTCTCCTTTGGAAGCAGATTTAATGGATTTGGCTTGTGCAATACCCAATAAAATACCTTCGGAAAAACAGGCATTGATTATTGTAAATGCATTGCATAATCTTGAAGAAATAGGACTGGGAATTTAA
- a CDS encoding HNH endonuclease: MQNNWTKEELKAAVIAYIEMRTKSLNGESFKKKQYYEDLSHRFGRTIKSYEYRMQNISYVYSLMGRDWLKGLRPAKNVGTRVASEIEEIIKEIENQALSEPVSFQAEVDKLVHKKLQDKPKAVLEPKRYDIAITKYDRDPQIVAWVLMNAKGICECCNKEAPFVKDDGVPFLEVHHLRRLADDGSDSITNAIAICPNCHRELHYGQNKDILLTTIYSQVSRLIRE, encoded by the coding sequence ATGCAAAACAATTGGACAAAAGAAGAGTTGAAAGCAGCCGTAATTGCATATATAGAAATGAGGACAAAAAGTCTTAATGGAGAAAGCTTCAAGAAAAAACAATATTATGAAGATTTATCACACAGATTTGGCAGAACTATAAAGTCATATGAGTATAGAATGCAGAATATTTCTTATGTGTATTCGCTAATGGGCAGAGATTGGCTGAAAGGATTGAGACCTGCAAAAAATGTTGGGACAAGGGTAGCATCAGAAATTGAAGAGATAATTAAAGAAATAGAAAATCAAGCTTTATCTGAGCCAGTTTCTTTTCAGGCTGAAGTTGATAAGTTGGTTCATAAAAAATTACAGGATAAGCCTAAAGCTGTTTTAGAGCCAAAGCGGTACGATATTGCTATAACAAAATATGACAGGGATCCTCAGATTGTTGCTTGGGTTTTGATGAATGCAAAAGGAATATGTGAATGTTGCAATAAAGAAGCTCCTTTTGTTAAAGATGACGGAGTACCTTTTTTGGAAGTACACCATTTAAGAAGGTTGGCAGATGATGGATCAGATAGTATAACAAATGCTATAGCAATATGTCCTAACTGCCATAGAGAGTTACATTATGGACAGAATAAAGATATTCTGCTTACGACAATTTATTCACAAGTATCACGGTTGATTAGAGAGTAA
- a CDS encoding HD domain-containing protein — translation MWDNTKLEALAYNKLSKETEILSTDTLWNGYTALKQYLCDNVLPNIAKTEPDLTDHSEKHIQDVQRNIYKIIESRLDEFNTMEIFFLAHASLIHDIGNIFGRAGHTHTAKKIIKELPFSNTDIKRISNSIAKAHGGSGDTIGKLDSTIPYNNMAISSREIASIIRFADECAEGEQRCYAFGLDYGLITNAVSISHHIYSKVTSFHIDKNQINLHYHLYLEDFQTSQEFENFLKFIFGRIIKTNKERIYCSQYSKTVSQYNALNITIELAEEELDDPFKKVVFTINNLTMLECTTDPAQSEKHIEDMMSLEKVTKYYKSEDTNEAK, via the coding sequence ATGTGGGATAATACAAAACTTGAGGCATTAGCCTATAACAAACTTAGTAAAGAAACGGAAATTCTTTCCACAGATACTTTATGGAATGGATATACAGCATTAAAACAATACCTTTGCGATAATGTATTGCCAAATATTGCAAAAACAGAACCAGATCTTACGGATCATTCAGAAAAACATATTCAAGATGTACAACGAAATATCTATAAAATTATAGAATCTCGTTTAGATGAATTTAACACTATGGAAATTTTCTTTTTAGCCCATGCTTCTTTAATACACGATATAGGAAATATTTTTGGACGTGCCGGACATACACATACAGCTAAAAAAATCATTAAAGAGTTACCCTTTTCAAATACAGACATTAAACGAATATCCAATAGCATTGCTAAAGCTCATGGCGGGTCAGGAGACACTATTGGAAAACTAGACTCCACAATTCCATATAATAATATGGCGATTAGCAGTAGAGAAATTGCTTCAATTATCCGATTTGCAGATGAATGTGCTGAAGGAGAACAAAGATGTTATGCTTTTGGCTTAGATTATGGTTTAATAACGAATGCCGTTAGTATATCACATCATATCTATTCAAAAGTTACATCCTTTCATATAGACAAAAATCAAATTAATTTACACTATCATCTATATTTGGAAGACTTTCAAACAAGCCAGGAATTTGAAAACTTTTTGAAGTTTATATTTGGGAGAATCATCAAAACCAACAAAGAGAGAATATATTGTAGCCAATACAGCAAAACTGTCTCTCAATACAATGCTCTCAATATTACTATCGAGTTGGCAGAAGAAGAGCTTGATGATCCCTTCAAAAAAGTAGTGTTCACAATAAACAATCTCACAATGCTTGAGTGTACAACTGATCCAGCACAATCAGAGAAACATATCGAAGATATGATGTCTCTTGAAAAAGTAACTAAATATTATAAAAGCGAGGATACAAATGAAGCTAAATGA
- a CDS encoding DNA cytosine methyltransferase, producing MNKFTAVDIFSGAGGMSIGAVMAGITPVLAVEFDEHAAATYKANHPHTNVLAKDIKGVEPLKHVEKHPFLLFGGPPCQGFSVANTKTRNLDNPNNWMFREYCRFVEDLKPDWFVFENVVGFKSFDKGRFAVEVEKELKSLGYKTNSSVLNAADFGVPQYRNRFFIIGHRKEKGGIKFDFDSLEKKPKVTVGEALKDLPSLKNGDKIKEAAYKRVKQVHPYVKLIRRTSKKALQNHVTHSRPHIVERYEAIKQGENWEAAKKRGLLETYSSTKHTHSGIYKRLKEDEPAVTIANYRKSMLIHPHEHRGLSLREAARLQSFPDDFIFKGPLSFQQQQVGNAVPPLLSKVIFEKIIQLSSANVG from the coding sequence GTGAATAAATTTACGGCAGTTGATATTTTCAGTGGAGCAGGAGGGATGAGTATTGGTGCGGTAATGGCTGGTATTACTCCTGTTTTAGCTGTAGAATTTGATGAACATGCCGCAGCAACCTACAAAGCAAACCACCCCCATACCAATGTTCTTGCAAAAGATATTAAAGGTGTAGAACCACTTAAACATGTTGAGAAACATCCTTTTTTGCTTTTTGGCGGACCTCCATGCCAGGGCTTCTCTGTAGCAAACACAAAGACCAGAAACTTGGACAATCCAAACAACTGGATGTTTAGAGAGTATTGCAGATTTGTTGAAGATTTAAAACCTGACTGGTTTGTTTTTGAAAATGTCGTTGGATTTAAATCTTTTGACAAAGGACGTTTTGCTGTTGAAGTAGAGAAAGAATTAAAGTCTCTGGGCTACAAAACAAACTCTTCCGTACTCAATGCCGCTGACTTTGGTGTTCCGCAATACAGAAACAGATTTTTTATTATTGGTCACCGCAAAGAAAAAGGCGGTATCAAATTTGACTTTGATTCCTTGGAAAAGAAACCAAAGGTTACCGTAGGTGAAGCACTCAAAGATCTGCCATCTTTAAAAAATGGTGACAAGATTAAAGAAGCTGCTTATAAAAGGGTTAAGCAAGTGCATCCCTATGTGAAACTCATAAGAAGAACATCAAAAAAAGCCCTGCAAAATCATGTAACCCACAGTCGTCCGCATATTGTAGAGAGATATGAAGCAATCAAACAGGGAGAAAACTGGGAAGCTGCAAAAAAAAGAGGTCTTTTAGAAACCTATTCCAGTACCAAACATACCCATAGCGGTATCTACAAGCGTCTAAAAGAGGATGAACCTGCCGTTACCATTGCGAACTACAGAAAAAGTATGCTCATACATCCTCATGAGCATAGAGGCCTCTCGCTTAGAGAAGCTGCCAGGCTGCAAAGTTTTCCAGATGATTTTATTTTCAAAGGACCTTTGAGTTTTCAGCAACAGCAAGTAGGGAATGCTGTTCCCCCTCTGCTGTCTAAAGTGATTTTTGAAAAAATAATACAATTAAGCAGTGCTAATGTGGGATAA
- a CDS encoding helix-turn-helix domain-containing protein: protein MDHIEYSDEEIRKFHQKIATNIRKIRKEKGITQLDLALTIGHKSMSTIGKIEAGLEDKHYNIEHLYKIAKALDVDICEFFI from the coding sequence ATGGATCATATAGAATACTCCGATGAAGAGATCCGAAAGTTTCATCAAAAGATAGCTACTAACATACGAAAGATCAGAAAAGAAAAAGGCATCACCCAGTTAGACCTTGCTCTAACCATAGGGCATAAGTCCATGAGTACCATAGGAAAAATCGAGGCAGGGCTTGAAGATAAGCATTATAATATAGAGCATCTTTATAAGATAGCTAAGGCTTTGGATGTGGATATTTGTGAGTTTTTTATTTAA
- a CDS encoding helix-turn-helix domain-containing protein has protein sequence MKKNRPTFKSFRDKALKNTDVKAEYDALAPLFDIKKQLVAARLAKGVTQEQIALKIGTSKSNISRLESLNNTYMPNLGTVMKYAEALGLRLDIGLR, from the coding sequence ATGAAAAAAAATAGACCTACATTTAAAAGTTTTAGAGACAAGGCATTGAAAAACACTGATGTTAAAGCAGAATACGATGCTTTAGCTCCACTTTTTGACATCAAAAAGCAGCTTGTAGCCGCCAGACTTGCCAAAGGAGTTACCCAAGAGCAAATTGCCCTTAAAATCGGTACTTCAAAGTCCAATATCTCCAGACTGGAGAGCCTCAACAATACTTATATGCCAAATCTTGGTACGGTGATGAAATATGCAGAAGCATTGGGACTTAGATTGGATATTGGATTAAGATAG
- a CDS encoding type II toxin-antitoxin system RelE/ParE family toxin, producing MITYPMNWTIEFFDESVEAETFALPPKILAKMLHIFELIEMAGAQLGEPYTKPLNDGLFEVRAKAKEGIGRSIYCYQKGQKIIILHSFVKKDQKTPKRDLEIALKRKKEINHEKK from the coding sequence ATGATAACATATCCTATGAATTGGACAATAGAGTTTTTTGATGAGAGCGTAGAGGCTGAGACTTTTGCACTACCTCCAAAGATCCTAGCAAAGATGTTGCATATCTTTGAACTTATAGAGATGGCAGGGGCTCAGCTTGGAGAGCCGTACACAAAACCACTTAATGATGGTTTGTTTGAAGTACGAGCCAAAGCCAAAGAGGGCATAGGTAGAAGTATCTATTGTTATCAAAAAGGACAGAAGATCATTATCTTGCACTCTTTTGTCAAGAAAGATCAAAAGACACCCAAAAGAGATCTTGAAATCGCTTTAAAGCGAAAAAAGGAGATAAACCATGAAAAAAAATAG